The DNA region TTCAAACACAAACTTAAATGAATCAATTTATATAAAATGTTTCATCTTAAAAGTAAGATAAAATACATAAAGTAAATAAGCAATAATAAGTAATTTTGTTTTAAAGGAAGGTTAAAAAGTAAGGTTTAGGCTATAAAATCAGTGCTTTCATAAGCTGGATTTTTATCTTTAAAAGAAGATTTATCTTTAAGAAATATCACTTCTACAGTTCCAACAGGTCCATTTCTGTTTTTTCCTACTATGATTTCAGCATTTTCTTGAATAGGATTTGATATAAAAAGCCTTTCATAGGTTTTACCTTCAGCTTTAGCTTTATTTTCTCTTTCTTTTTCTTCTTGTTCTCTATATACCTCATCACGATAGACAAATAAAATAGTATCAGCATCTTGTTCTATGGCACCACTTTCACGCAAATCGCTCATTAAAGGGCGTTTATTTGCACGTTGCTCTAGGCTACGATTAAGTTGAGAAAGCGCTATGATAGGTATATCTAATTCCCTTGCTAGAAGTTTTAAACCTCTTGAAATTTCACTCACTTGTAAATGCCTGTCATTAAAATTTGAATTGCTCATCATAAGCCCTATATAATCTATCACACAAAGTCCTATACTTTCTTCTTGAGATTTTAAACGTCTTAAAATAGCCCTTAAGTCTGTAATGCTTGCATAAGCGCCATCATAAATGTATAATTTCTTTTTAGAATAGTCATTGCAAGCATCACCCACACGCCCCCATTCATCATCATTTAAATCTGCTGTTAAAATTTTTTGCAAGGGGATTGAAGTTTTTGAAGAAAGCATTCTTTGTAAAATATGTGTAGCAGGCATTTCAAGAGAGAATAAAACTACACCTTTATCTTGTTTTAAAACCTTGTCTATAAAATTAAGACAAAGAGTAGTTTTTCCCATACCTGGACGTGCAGCGATGATAATAAGCTCACCGCCTTTAAAACCCTTAGTCATTTTATTTAAATTTACAAAGCCTGTATCAAGACCTATGATGGTTTTATCTTTTAATTCTTTTTGTTTTTTGTATTCTTCAAGAAGCTCAGAAATGATTAAAGTGATTTCTTTTATATTTTTAGAATTAGCACGATTGGTTATGTTAAAAATTTCCTTGCCTATTTCATCTGCGATTTGATTAACATCAAGGTTATTGTTGATGCGAGTTGGTAAAAAATGAGCAAAATTTAAAAGCTGTCTTTTGATGGATTTTTCACGTAATTCTTTTACATAAGCTAACAAATCTATCATAGAAGGAGTGGCAAGAATTTCTGTTATGATTTGCTCGTCTATATTAGCATGTTTTCTTAAAAAGCTTAAAGAAATAGGTTCATTAGCATTTGCACAAGCTATCATGGCTTTAAAAATGTCTTGATGCGCTTTAAGGCTAAAATCTTTTGGATCAATATCCCCTGCTATACTTGCATAAGCATCCTCACTCATCATACAAGTACTTAAAATAGCTCTTTCTAAATCTAAATCATAGTGTTCTTGTTGCACTCATTTTCCTTGAAAATATATTTTATAAAATAAAATTTTATCTAAAAAAACTTAAATCCAAAACAAGTTAATAATACATGAATCTTAAAATGTAATTTATCACGATTTAAAATAATATCAGTTACAATTATTATTTTAATTTTAATGCATAAAATTTCAAGGAGTGAGTTCTGAAAAAATATTTATTTTTATGT from Campylobacter hepaticus includes:
- a CDS encoding replicative DNA helicase, with product MQQEHYDLDLERAILSTCMMSEDAYASIAGDIDPKDFSLKAHQDIFKAMIACANANEPISLSFLRKHANIDEQIITEILATPSMIDLLAYVKELREKSIKRQLLNFAHFLPTRINNNLDVNQIADEIGKEIFNITNRANSKNIKEITLIISELLEEYKKQKELKDKTIIGLDTGFVNLNKMTKGFKGGELIIIAARPGMGKTTLCLNFIDKVLKQDKGVVLFSLEMPATHILQRMLSSKTSIPLQKILTADLNDDEWGRVGDACNDYSKKKLYIYDGAYASITDLRAILRRLKSQEESIGLCVIDYIGLMMSNSNFNDRHLQVSEISRGLKLLARELDIPIIALSQLNRSLEQRANKRPLMSDLRESGAIEQDADTILFVYRDEVYREQEEKERENKAKAEGKTYERLFISNPIQENAEIIVGKNRNGPVGTVEVIFLKDKSSFKDKNPAYESTDFIA